The Streptomyces sp. DH-12 genome has a window encoding:
- a CDS encoding bifunctional glycosyltransferase family 2 protein/CDP-glycerol:glycerophosphate glycerophosphotransferase: MPRFSVIVPVHHVQGYLHACLDSVLGQSYRDLELIAVDDRSPDGCGRILDDYAARDERVRVLHLPENVGLGRARNAGMPHAAGDYLLFLDSDDTLTPGALRALADRLDETGDPDVLVFDYARTYWWGGTRRNVLAHVLAEAAGSTFTAAERPEILDLLMVVWNKAYRRDFVEREGFAFPPGYYEDTPWTFPVLLSAERIATLDRICLYYRQRRQGNILSTTSRKHFDVHEQYARVFRFVDARPALAHWRPFLHAKMGEHCLDILSKPDRLPPSDRAEFFRRTAEMFHAYRPPGVRVPAELRELEGGYAGYVLRRKVRRTGRELRRRAGQTRAATAARAVRARSLLRRPLDPDLAVYSAFSHRGMLGDPAAVHHAARELAPHIRGVWVVADEERAAALPPGTPYVLPDTPEYRRVTERATYFVNNVNWSGTLVKRPGSVHVHTHHGTPLKYAGADLLGKPGARLHFDVPQMLRRADRWDHVLVANRHSELVWERAFPCHFTALRSGSPRNDVLVRGDEERARATRERLGVPEGDTVVLYAPTRRDYRRDGLVERIDLARFAADLGEGRTLVVRLHPTLADGPARGLGLSELHRRGVLVDATDEPEVQDVLLAADVLVTDYSSVMFDYALLDRPIVVYADDWDAFRASRGAYLDVTARAPGHVTRSYRELAWLFASGTWADEESARLRAAFRERFCEYDDGRAAERVVRTLMLGEPMPEPAAGPGRLPAQPAVRDLLAPS, encoded by the coding sequence GTGCCCCGCTTCAGCGTCATCGTCCCCGTCCACCACGTGCAGGGCTATCTGCACGCCTGTCTCGACTCGGTGCTCGGGCAGTCGTACCGCGACCTCGAGCTGATCGCCGTCGACGACCGCTCCCCCGACGGCTGCGGGCGGATCCTCGACGACTACGCGGCCCGCGACGAGCGGGTCCGGGTGCTGCACCTGCCGGAGAACGTGGGCCTCGGCCGGGCCCGCAACGCCGGGATGCCGCACGCGGCCGGCGACTACCTGCTCTTCCTGGACAGCGACGACACCCTCACCCCGGGCGCGCTGCGCGCGCTGGCGGACCGCCTCGACGAGACCGGCGACCCGGACGTGCTGGTCTTCGACTACGCACGCACGTACTGGTGGGGCGGCACCCGCCGCAACGTCCTCGCCCATGTGCTGGCCGAGGCCGCCGGGAGCACCTTCACGGCCGCCGAACGGCCGGAGATCCTCGACCTGCTGATGGTGGTGTGGAACAAGGCCTACCGCCGCGACTTCGTCGAGCGGGAGGGCTTCGCCTTCCCGCCCGGCTACTACGAGGACACGCCCTGGACCTTCCCGGTGCTGCTCAGCGCGGAGCGCATCGCCACCCTGGACCGGATCTGCCTGTACTACCGGCAGCGCCGCCAGGGGAACATCCTGTCCACCACCAGCCGCAAGCACTTCGACGTGCACGAGCAGTACGCGCGGGTGTTCCGGTTCGTCGACGCCCGTCCGGCGCTGGCGCACTGGCGGCCGTTCCTGCACGCCAAGATGGGCGAGCACTGTCTCGACATCCTGTCCAAGCCGGACCGGCTGCCGCCGTCGGACCGGGCCGAGTTCTTCCGCCGCACGGCGGAGATGTTCCACGCGTACCGCCCGCCGGGCGTGCGCGTCCCCGCCGAACTGCGGGAGCTGGAGGGCGGTTACGCCGGGTACGTGCTGCGCCGGAAGGTCCGGCGGACCGGGCGGGAGCTGCGGCGCCGGGCCGGGCAGACCCGGGCGGCGACGGCGGCGCGGGCGGTGCGCGCCCGGTCGCTGCTGCGCCGCCCGCTGGACCCGGACCTCGCCGTGTACTCGGCGTTCTCGCACCGCGGGATGCTCGGCGACCCGGCGGCCGTCCACCACGCGGCCCGTGAACTCGCACCGCACATCAGGGGCGTGTGGGTGGTCGCCGACGAGGAGCGGGCCGCGGCGCTGCCGCCGGGCACCCCGTACGTGCTGCCGGACACGCCGGAGTACCGCCGGGTGACCGAGCGGGCCACGTACTTCGTCAACAACGTCAACTGGTCGGGCACGCTGGTCAAACGGCCCGGCAGCGTGCACGTCCACACCCACCACGGCACCCCGCTGAAGTACGCGGGCGCCGATCTGCTGGGCAAGCCGGGCGCGCGGCTGCACTTCGACGTGCCGCAGATGCTGCGCCGGGCCGACCGCTGGGACCACGTCCTGGTCGCCAACCGCCACTCCGAGCTGGTGTGGGAGCGGGCCTTCCCCTGTCACTTCACCGCGCTGCGGTCGGGCTCCCCGCGCAACGACGTCCTGGTGCGCGGGGACGAGGAGCGCGCCCGCGCGACGCGGGAGCGGCTCGGCGTCCCGGAGGGCGACACGGTGGTGCTGTACGCGCCGACCCGCCGGGACTACCGCAGGGACGGGCTGGTGGAGCGGATCGACCTGGCCCGGTTCGCCGCCGACCTGGGCGAGGGCCGCACCCTGGTGGTCCGGCTGCACCCCACGCTGGCCGACGGCCCGGCCCGGGGCCTCGGCCTGTCGGAGCTGCACCGGCGGGGCGTGCTGGTGGACGCCACCGACGAGCCGGAGGTGCAGGACGTGCTGCTCGCGGCCGACGTCCTGGTCACCGACTACTCGTCCGTGATGTTCGACTACGCCCTGCTGGACCGGCCGATCGTGGTGTACGCCGACGACTGGGACGCCTTCCGGGCGAGCCGGGGCGCGTACCTGGACGTCACGGCTCGGGCGCCGGGCCATGTGACGCGCTCCTACCGGGAGCTGGCGTGGCTGTTCGCGTCGGGGACCTGGGCGGACGAGGAGTCGGCGCGGCTGCGGGCGGCGTTCCGGGAGCGGTTCTGCGAGTACGACGACGGGCGGGCCGCCGAGCGGGTGGTGCGCACGCTGATGCTGGGCGAGCCGATGCCCGAACCCGCCGCCGGTCCCGGCCGGCTGCCCGCCCAGCCCGCCGTCCGCGACCTGCTGGCCCCGTCGTGA
- a CDS encoding bifunctional glycosyltransferase/CDP-glycerol:glycerophosphate glycerophosphotransferase — translation MPRFSIIVPSHGVAGRLGQALDSVLAQSFGDFELIPVCDAAGSPAAGVADGHAERDSRVAPVHAPPSQGLAGARNAGVRAATGTYLLFLDGDDVLVPGALAALDARLAETGPVDVLPCEHERVPWWEGETTRPVAPLLESAPSGAFAPARAPHLTGVRLPAWSAAWRRAFVTEHELAFPPGYFTDVGWCGRALLRAERVAVSRRVLVRHRVRRQGDRLRLPGPHHADLLDQAERVLQEAAALGLPPERSGPLFEQLFAAVLKTAAHPRRLPSGRREFFRRASALYRRHRPAGYRPPGGSLGVQHRLLAAGSYEAFAALRDTRRAAGRAAAALPRPRGLRTRLHYGLQLRRPLDPDLVVYCAYWGRGYACNPAAIHARARALAPHLRGVFLVEADQAHTVPDDVEYAVLGSRRAWELLARATYLVNNANFAEGVVKRPGSVHLQTQHGTPLKTMGVDQSTYPVVAAATGSFTKLLGRVDRWDYNLSSNPHSTRVWERAFPGSYEHLEYGYPRNDVYVTAGADDVARVRAELGVPEGARAVLYAPTHRDHRTGFEPGLDLEAFCEAAGEDVVVLLRAHYFYDRGGPGGGGRAGRVIDVSAHRSSEDVCLAADALVTDYSSIMFDYANLDRPIVVHADDWEVYRETRGVCFDLMAAPPGRVTRTPQELARVFRDGSYADEESAALRAAFRERFCPFDDGRAAERVVRRVLLGEPPEALPPVIPLAERVPAPAAVPLVRS, via the coding sequence ATGCCCCGCTTCAGCATCATCGTCCCGTCCCATGGGGTCGCAGGTCGGCTGGGCCAGGCGCTGGACTCGGTCCTCGCCCAGTCGTTCGGAGACTTCGAGCTCATCCCGGTCTGCGACGCGGCCGGGTCCCCGGCGGCCGGGGTGGCCGACGGGCACGCCGAGCGGGACTCGCGGGTGGCGCCCGTGCACGCGCCGCCGTCACAGGGACTGGCGGGTGCGCGCAACGCGGGCGTGCGGGCGGCGACCGGGACGTATCTGCTCTTCCTCGACGGGGACGACGTGCTGGTGCCGGGCGCGCTGGCGGCCCTGGACGCGCGGCTGGCGGAGACCGGCCCGGTCGACGTGCTGCCCTGCGAGCACGAGCGGGTCCCCTGGTGGGAGGGCGAGACCACCCGCCCGGTGGCGCCGCTGCTGGAGAGCGCCCCGTCCGGCGCCTTCGCCCCCGCCCGCGCCCCGCACCTCACCGGGGTGCGGCTGCCCGCGTGGAGCGCCGCCTGGCGCCGCGCCTTCGTCACCGAGCACGAACTGGCCTTCCCGCCCGGGTACTTCACCGACGTCGGCTGGTGCGGGCGGGCGCTGCTGCGCGCGGAGCGGGTGGCGGTGTCCCGCCGGGTGCTGGTGCGGCACCGGGTGCGCCGCCAGGGCGACCGGCTGCGGCTGCCCGGACCGCACCACGCGGACCTGCTGGACCAGGCGGAGCGGGTGCTTCAGGAGGCCGCCGCGCTGGGCCTGCCGCCCGAGCGGTCGGGGCCGCTGTTCGAGCAGCTCTTCGCGGCCGTGCTGAAGACCGCCGCGCACCCCCGGCGGCTGCCGTCCGGGCGCCGGGAGTTCTTCCGCCGGGCGAGCGCCCTGTACCGCCGTCACCGCCCCGCCGGGTACCGGCCGCCGGGCGGCAGCCTGGGCGTGCAGCACCGGCTGCTGGCGGCCGGGTCGTACGAGGCGTTCGCCGCCCTGCGCGACACCCGGCGCGCGGCCGGCCGGGCGGCGGCCGCGCTGCCCCGGCCCCGCGGCCTGCGCACCCGGCTGCACTACGGCCTCCAGCTGCGCCGCCCGCTCGACCCGGACCTCGTCGTGTACTGCGCGTACTGGGGCCGGGGCTACGCCTGCAACCCGGCCGCGATCCACGCCAGGGCCCGCGCCCTCGCCCCGCATCTGCGGGGCGTGTTCCTGGTGGAGGCCGACCAGGCGCACACCGTGCCCGACGACGTGGAGTACGCGGTCCTCGGCAGCCGGCGTGCCTGGGAGCTGCTCGCCCGTGCCACGTACCTGGTCAACAACGCCAACTTCGCGGAAGGCGTGGTCAAACGCCCCGGCAGCGTGCACCTGCAGACCCAGCACGGCACCCCGCTGAAGACGATGGGCGTGGACCAGTCGACGTACCCGGTGGTCGCCGCCGCCACCGGCAGCTTCACCAAGCTGCTCGGGCGGGTGGACCGCTGGGACTACAACCTCTCCTCCAACCCGCACTCCACCCGCGTCTGGGAGCGCGCCTTCCCCGGCTCCTACGAGCATCTGGAGTACGGCTATCCGCGCAACGACGTGTACGTGACGGCCGGCGCCGACGACGTGGCCCGGGTCCGTGCCGAGCTGGGCGTCCCCGAGGGCGCGCGGGCCGTGCTGTACGCGCCGACGCACCGCGACCACCGCACCGGCTTCGAGCCGGGGCTCGACCTGGAGGCGTTCTGCGAGGCGGCCGGCGAGGACGTGGTGGTGCTGCTGCGCGCGCACTACTTCTACGACCGGGGCGGGCCCGGGGGCGGCGGACGGGCCGGCCGGGTCATCGATGTGTCCGCGCACCGCTCCTCGGAGGACGTGTGCCTGGCCGCGGACGCCCTGGTCACGGACTACTCGTCGATCATGTTCGACTACGCCAACCTGGACCGCCCGATCGTGGTCCACGCCGACGACTGGGAGGTGTACCGGGAGACGCGGGGCGTGTGCTTCGACCTGATGGCCGCCCCGCCGGGCCGGGTCACCCGCACGCCTCAGGAGCTGGCCCGGGTGTTCCGCGACGGCTCGTACGCGGACGAGGAGTCGGCGGCGCTGCGGGCGGCGTTCCGGGAGCGGTTCTGCCCGTTCGACGACGGGCGGGCCGCCGAGCGGGTGGTGCGCCGGGTGCTGCTCGGCGAGCCGCCCGAGGCCCTGCCGCCCGTGATCCCGCTCGCGGAGCGCGTCCCCGCCCCCGCGGCCGTCCCCCTGGTGAGGAGCTGA
- a CDS encoding bifunctional glycosyltransferase family 2 protein/CDP-glycerol:glycerophosphate glycerophosphotransferase: protein MPRFSVIVPAYQVQAYLRECLESVLTQSYPDLELIAVDDCSPDACGAVIDEFAARDPRVRPVHLPANAGLGPARNAGMARATGDYLVFLDGDDTLTPDALLAVADRLKETGDPDVLVYDYARAYWTGETVRNQVAAQLTEHGPAPFTLADRPGLLTLLAVAWNKAYRRDFVERAGFTFPPGYYEDTPWTYPVLMTAGTIATLDRVCVHYRQRRAGGILHTTSERHFEVFGQYDRVFAHLDEHPALERWRPVLFRRMVDHLLTVYTRPDRLPRGSRAAFLRRARDQYRRHRTPGAPVPARARVRHALVRFGLHRTYRALRLAAALGRRAGRLRRRSLRGLRRVLLRTHHRVQRLLPLDTGRVLFIVEDDGGYGGDPAALESAVRDHAPHVRTAWATRPELHHTLPTATRRLVPGTAAHLTALARSAYVVTDRVLVPGLVKRPGQILVHTPPGTPLAYAGLDLQDRPAAARSTDFARLLEGVDRWDHVVTGDRHSTLTYERVLPGRYTTLEYGRPRTDRFHTATAADVAVLRDSLGVPADAVAILYAPAPRDYRRTPLRLLGLERVVRRLGPRFVILSRAGRPHDEPLEAASDRVVDVSAHPDLMALCLASDALVTDFSPLMCDYAGLDRPIVLHAEDREAYAAARGLYVDPWTFPPGAVADSEDELIEIFAGGRWCGPRATRLRAAFRDRFCPHDDGRAAERVVRTVLLGEFAEPLSVPPERRRPVPAAATAPQTPVVSLPPQPAVF from the coding sequence TTGCCCAGGTTCAGTGTCATTGTCCCCGCGTACCAGGTCCAGGCGTATCTGCGCGAGTGCCTGGAGTCGGTGCTGACCCAGTCGTACCCGGACCTCGAACTGATCGCCGTGGACGACTGCTCGCCGGACGCCTGCGGAGCGGTGATCGACGAGTTCGCGGCCCGCGACCCGCGGGTGCGGCCGGTGCACCTGCCGGCCAACGCCGGCCTGGGCCCCGCCCGCAACGCGGGCATGGCCCGCGCGACCGGCGACTACCTGGTGTTCCTGGACGGCGACGACACCCTCACCCCGGACGCGCTGCTCGCCGTCGCCGACCGGCTGAAGGAGACCGGCGACCCGGACGTCCTGGTCTACGACTACGCCCGCGCCTACTGGACCGGCGAGACCGTGCGCAACCAGGTCGCCGCCCAGCTGACCGAGCACGGTCCGGCGCCGTTCACCCTCGCCGACCGGCCGGGGCTGCTCACCCTGCTCGCGGTCGCCTGGAACAAGGCGTACCGGCGGGACTTCGTCGAGCGCGCCGGGTTCACCTTCCCGCCCGGCTACTACGAGGACACCCCGTGGACGTACCCGGTGCTGATGACGGCGGGGACGATCGCCACCCTCGACCGGGTGTGCGTGCACTACCGGCAACGGCGCGCCGGCGGCATCCTGCACACCACCAGCGAGCGTCACTTCGAGGTCTTCGGCCAGTACGACCGGGTCTTCGCCCACCTCGACGAGCACCCCGCCCTGGAGCGCTGGCGGCCGGTGCTGTTCCGCCGCATGGTCGACCACCTGCTGACCGTGTACACCCGCCCGGACCGGCTGCCGCGCGGCTCCCGCGCCGCCTTCCTGCGCCGGGCCCGCGACCAGTACCGCCGCCACCGCACGCCCGGCGCGCCCGTCCCCGCCCGCGCCCGGGTGCGGCACGCGCTGGTCCGGTTCGGGCTGCACCGCACCTACCGCGCCCTGCGGCTGGCCGCGGCCCTGGGCCGCCGCGCGGGCCGGCTCCGCCGCCGGTCGCTGCGCGGACTGCGCCGCGTCCTGCTGCGCACCCACCACCGCGTGCAGCGGCTGCTCCCGCTGGACACCGGCCGCGTCCTGTTCATCGTCGAGGACGACGGCGGCTACGGCGGCGACCCGGCCGCCCTGGAGTCCGCGGTGCGCGACCACGCGCCGCACGTCCGCACCGCCTGGGCGACCCGTCCCGAGCTGCACCACACCCTGCCCACCGCCACCCGCCGGCTGGTGCCCGGCACCGCCGCCCATCTCACCGCGCTCGCCCGCAGCGCGTACGTGGTGACCGACCGCGTGCTCGTGCCCGGGCTGGTCAAGCGCCCGGGGCAGATCCTGGTGCACACCCCGCCCGGCACCCCGCTGGCGTACGCGGGGCTCGACCTCCAGGACCGGCCGGCGGCGGCCCGCTCCACCGACTTCGCCCGGCTGCTGGAGGGCGTCGACCGGTGGGACCACGTCGTCACCGGCGACCGCCACTCCACGCTCACCTACGAGCGGGTGCTGCCCGGCCGCTACACGACCCTGGAGTACGGCAGGCCGCGCACCGACCGGTTCCACACCGCGACCGCGGCCGACGTGGCCGTGCTGCGGGACTCCCTGGGCGTCCCCGCGGACGCGGTGGCGATCCTGTACGCGCCCGCGCCCCGCGACTACCGCCGCACCCCGCTGCGCCTGCTCGGCCTGGAGCGCGTGGTGCGCCGGCTCGGCCCCCGCTTCGTGATCCTGTCCCGCGCCGGGCGGCCGCACGACGAGCCGCTGGAGGCCGCCTCCGACCGGGTGGTGGACGTGAGCGCCCACCCCGACCTGATGGCGCTCTGCCTGGCCTCGGACGCCCTGGTCACCGACTTCTCCCCGCTGATGTGCGACTACGCGGGCCTGGACCGGCCGATCGTGCTGCACGCCGAGGACCGGGAGGCGTACGCGGCGGCCCGCGGCCTGTACGTCGACCCGTGGACCTTCCCGCCGGGCGCGGTCGCGGACAGTGAGGACGAGCTGATCGAGATCTTCGCCGGGGGCCGCTGGTGCGGGCCCCGCGCGACGCGGCTGCGGGCGGCGTTCCGGGACCGCTTCTGCCCGCACGACGACGGCCGCGCCGCCGAGCGGGTGGTGCGCACGGTGCTGCTCGGGGAGTTCGCGGAGCCGCTGTCCGTCCCGCCGGAGCGGCGGCGCCCGGTGCCGGCGGCCGCCACCGCGCCGCAGACCCCCGTGGTGTCGCTGCCGCCGCAGCCGGCGGTCTTCTGA
- a CDS encoding carbohydrate ABC transporter permease translates to MSADAGSVTKAGVRSTGPVRAERSLGSRLAQWVSGGAVRVFLIVVGLFWLVPTIGLLLASLRTPEDMAADGWWTVFTEPSQLTFDAYRTLLENEDITGSLLNTVYITVPATVLVVVIGALAGYAFAWMDFPGRDWWFLAVVGLLVVPVQVALIPIAELFGELGIFGSLTGVVLFHVGFGLPFAVFLLRNFFAEIPKELLEAARLDGAGELRLFVRVVMPLAGPAIAALGIFQFLWVWNDMLVALIFTDSGSQPITVALQTQVRQFGNNIDVLAPGAFISMVVPLVVFFAFQRQFVSGVMAGAVK, encoded by the coding sequence ATGAGCGCGGACGCCGGAAGCGTCACGAAGGCGGGCGTGCGGTCCACCGGGCCCGTCCGGGCGGAACGGTCGCTGGGGTCCCGGCTCGCCCAGTGGGTGAGCGGCGGGGCGGTCCGCGTCTTCCTGATCGTCGTCGGCCTGTTCTGGCTGGTGCCGACGATCGGGCTGCTGCTGGCCAGCCTGCGCACGCCGGAGGACATGGCGGCGGACGGCTGGTGGACGGTGTTCACCGAGCCGTCCCAGCTCACCTTCGACGCCTACCGGACCCTGCTGGAGAACGAGGACATCACCGGCTCGCTGCTGAACACGGTGTACATCACCGTGCCGGCGACCGTGCTGGTGGTGGTGATCGGCGCGCTCGCCGGGTACGCCTTCGCGTGGATGGACTTCCCGGGCCGCGACTGGTGGTTCCTCGCCGTGGTGGGGCTGCTGGTGGTACCGGTGCAGGTGGCGCTGATCCCGATCGCCGAACTCTTCGGCGAGCTGGGCATCTTCGGCTCCCTGACCGGTGTGGTGCTGTTCCACGTCGGCTTCGGTCTGCCGTTCGCGGTGTTCCTGCTGCGGAACTTCTTCGCGGAGATCCCCAAGGAGCTGCTGGAGGCGGCCCGGCTGGACGGCGCGGGCGAACTGCGGCTGTTCGTCCGGGTGGTGATGCCGCTGGCCGGTCCGGCGATCGCGGCGCTCGGCATCTTCCAGTTCCTGTGGGTGTGGAACGACATGCTGGTCGCGCTGATCTTCACCGACTCGGGCAGCCAGCCGATCACGGTCGCGCTGCAGACGCAGGTACGGCAGTTCGGCAACAACATCGACGTGCTGGCGCCGGGCGCGTTCATCTCGATGGTGGTGCCGCTGGTGGTGTTCTTCGCGTTCCAGCGGCAGTTCGTCTCCGGCGTGATGGCGGGCGCCGTCAAGTAG
- a CDS encoding sugar ABC transporter permease — MTSQTAAGAPKTAPAAPRSRKSVTGTRRTVAALFLLPALVLLGALVVYPIGYSVIRSFYDQSGDSFAGFDNYRALFTDDGIRTALKNNVIWVVFAPTVATALGLIFAVLTERVRWGTAFKLVVFMPMAISMLAAGIIFRLVYDQAPEKGVANAVWVGVHDTFAQSSAFPKAHPGRESPLEPAGGGAFVTKETVSAGDTVTLPLVGVAPDLMPDDAKPAAAPKPADDRITGSTWQDFTRGKGVGTLNQADSSELGYAGMRIEAVKDGTVVETATAAADGTFSFSSKADGAHLRLPASNFEEPYNGLDWLGPSLVTPAVIGSYIWMWAGFAMVLIAAGLAGMPRELLEAARVDGANEWQVFRRITVPLLAPVLAVVTVTLMINVLKVFDLVFIIAPGSSQDDANVLALELYRKGFSEDQPGVASAIAVLLLLLVIPVMWFNVRRLRREVRR, encoded by the coding sequence ATGACGTCGCAGACGGCGGCGGGGGCCCCGAAGACGGCCCCCGCCGCTCCCAGGTCGCGCAAGAGCGTCACCGGCACCCGGAGAACCGTGGCGGCGCTGTTCCTGCTGCCCGCCCTGGTGCTGCTCGGGGCGCTCGTGGTCTACCCGATCGGGTACTCGGTCATCCGCAGCTTCTACGACCAGTCCGGCGACTCCTTCGCCGGGTTCGACAACTACCGTGCGCTGTTCACCGACGACGGCATCCGCACCGCGCTGAAGAACAACGTCATCTGGGTGGTGTTCGCCCCGACGGTCGCGACCGCGCTCGGTCTGATCTTCGCGGTGCTCACCGAACGGGTGCGCTGGGGCACGGCGTTCAAGCTGGTCGTCTTCATGCCGATGGCCATCTCCATGCTCGCGGCGGGCATCATCTTCCGCCTCGTCTACGACCAGGCCCCGGAGAAGGGCGTGGCGAACGCGGTGTGGGTGGGGGTGCACGACACCTTCGCCCAGTCCTCGGCGTTCCCGAAGGCGCACCCGGGCCGCGAGTCGCCGCTGGAGCCGGCCGGCGGGGGCGCGTTCGTCACCAAGGAGACCGTCAGCGCCGGCGACACGGTGACGCTGCCGCTGGTGGGCGTCGCCCCGGACCTGATGCCGGACGACGCGAAGCCGGCCGCGGCGCCGAAGCCGGCGGACGACCGGATCACCGGCAGCACCTGGCAGGACTTCACCCGCGGCAAGGGCGTCGGCACGCTCAACCAGGCCGACTCCTCCGAGCTGGGCTACGCCGGGATGCGGATCGAGGCGGTGAAGGACGGCACGGTGGTGGAGACGGCCACGGCCGCCGCCGACGGCACGTTCTCCTTCTCGTCGAAGGCCGACGGGGCGCACCTGCGGCTTCCGGCGAGCAACTTCGAGGAGCCGTACAACGGGCTGGACTGGCTCGGCCCGTCGCTGGTCACCCCGGCCGTGATCGGCTCGTACATCTGGATGTGGGCGGGGTTCGCGATGGTGCTGATCGCGGCCGGGCTGGCGGGCATGCCCCGTGAGCTGCTGGAGGCCGCCCGGGTGGACGGCGCCAACGAGTGGCAGGTGTTCCGGCGGATCACGGTGCCGCTGCTGGCGCCGGTCCTCGCGGTGGTCACCGTCACCCTGATGATCAACGTGCTGAAGGTGTTCGACCTGGTGTTCATCATCGCGCCGGGCTCGTCGCAGGACGACGCCAACGTCCTCGCGCTGGAGCTGTACCGCAAGGGCTTCTCCGAGGACCAGCCGGGTGTCGCGAGCGCCATCGCGGTGCTCCTGCTGCTGCTGGTGATCCCGGTGATGTGGTTCAACGTACGGCGGCTGAGGCGGGAGGTGCGGCGATGA
- a CDS encoding extracellular solute-binding protein, whose translation MHSTSRIIRIRRSPEHHGPPPATRRAVRAAAALAAGVLAVSLTACGGDDDGGGDDDKGKGSGGTGTTVTLPKLDGQTLEVAAVWTGTEQENFKKVLAEFEKRTGAKVTFVPAQDPIINFLGSKIAGGAPPDVAMLPQPGAIKQAVEKNWAKPLGPEATKELAKNYSQGWQDIGKVDGKQYGVYYKAANKSLIWYNTQVFENAGASEPKTWDELLDTAQMIYDSGVTPFSVGGADGWTLTDWFENIYLSQAGPEKYDQLAKHEIKWTDPSVKEALTTLAEVWGKKDYVAGGPDGALQTEFPASVTQTFTGGDQPKAGMVYEGDFVQVNIGETEAEVGTDAKVFPFPAVGDTPPVVSGGDAAVILEDSEAAQALVTFLASPDAASIQAKLGGYLSPNKNVPASVYPNEVQRKIAEALIDAGDDFRFDMSDQAPQAFGGTPGKGEWKALQDFLKNPTDVAGAQAKLEADAAAAYGD comes from the coding sequence ATGCACAGCACGAGCAGGATCATCCGGATACGCAGGTCGCCCGAGCACCACGGGCCGCCTCCCGCCACCCGACGGGCCGTCAGGGCCGCCGCGGCCCTGGCCGCCGGTGTGCTGGCGGTCTCCCTCACCGCCTGCGGGGGCGACGACGACGGCGGCGGTGACGACGACAAGGGCAAGGGGTCCGGCGGCACCGGAACCACCGTCACCCTGCCGAAGCTCGACGGCCAGACCCTGGAGGTCGCGGCCGTGTGGACCGGCACGGAGCAGGAGAACTTCAAGAAGGTCCTCGCGGAGTTCGAGAAGCGCACCGGCGCCAAGGTGACCTTCGTCCCCGCGCAGGACCCGATCATCAACTTCCTCGGTTCGAAGATCGCGGGCGGCGCCCCGCCGGACGTGGCGATGCTGCCGCAGCCCGGCGCCATCAAGCAGGCCGTGGAGAAGAACTGGGCCAAGCCCCTCGGCCCGGAGGCCACCAAGGAGCTGGCCAAGAACTACTCGCAGGGCTGGCAGGACATCGGCAAGGTCGACGGCAAGCAGTACGGCGTCTACTACAAGGCCGCCAACAAGTCGCTGATCTGGTACAACACCCAGGTCTTCGAGAACGCCGGCGCGTCCGAGCCGAAGACGTGGGACGAGCTGCTGGACACCGCGCAGATGATCTACGACTCCGGCGTCACCCCGTTCTCCGTCGGCGGGGCCGACGGCTGGACCCTCACCGACTGGTTCGAGAACATCTACCTCTCGCAGGCGGGCCCCGAGAAGTACGACCAGCTGGCGAAGCACGAGATCAAGTGGACCGACCCCTCCGTCAAGGAGGCGCTGACCACCCTGGCCGAGGTGTGGGGCAAGAAGGACTACGTCGCGGGCGGCCCGGACGGCGCGCTGCAGACGGAGTTCCCGGCGTCCGTGACGCAGACCTTCACCGGCGGCGACCAGCCCAAGGCCGGCATGGTCTACGAGGGCGACTTCGTGCAGGTCAACATCGGCGAGACCGAGGCGGAGGTGGGCACCGACGCGAAGGTGTTCCCGTTCCCCGCGGTCGGTGACACCCCGCCCGTGGTGTCCGGCGGCGACGCCGCGGTGATCCTGGAGGACTCCGAGGCGGCCCAGGCCCTGGTGACGTTCCTCGCCTCCCCGGACGCGGCGAGCATCCAGGCGAAGCTCGGCGGTTACCTCTCGCCGAACAAGAACGTGCCCGCCTCGGTGTACCCGAACGAGGTCCAGCGGAAGATCGCCGAGGCGCTGATCGACGCCGGAGACGACTTCCGCTTCGACATGTCCGACCAGGCCCCGCAGGCCTTCGGCGGCACGCCCGGCAAGGGCGAGTGGAAGGCGCTGCAGGACTTCCTGAAGAACCCGACGGACGTCGCCGGCGCCCAGGCGAAGCTGGAGGCCGACGCGGCCGCGGCGTACGGGGACTGA